From the genome of Streptomyces sp. V2I9:
GGTGATCGCCGAACGGGTCGACCTGGGCCCGGACAGCGAGCAGACGGCCCGCATCTGGGGCCACGGGATCGTCGGCATGATGCACGCGGCGGGCGACTGGTGGCTCGGCGACCGGCCCTGCGCCCGCGAACAGCTGGTCGGAGCCCTGGCGGATCTGTTGTGGGGCAGGCTCGCGGCGGCGGGCGACCTCAAGGACGGCCCGGGGTTCTGACACCCCGGACGCACCGGACGCGCCCGGCCGCGGGGCGGTCGGGCGCGTCCGGCGTCTGCGGCCCTCGCCGACCCCGGCGGGTACGGCTTCTACGTGCTCCTGCGCGCCCAGGGCGCCTTGCGCGCCGCCCGCAGCGCCCTGCTGCGCCGCAGTCCGGTCAGCCGGTCGGTGTAGACGGTGCCCGCGAGATGGTCGCACTCGTGCTGGAGGCACCGGGCGAACCATCCCGTCCCGGCGATCCGGACCGGCTCACCGGTCATCGTCAGCCCCTCGACGACGGCGTGGTCGAAGCGTTCCGTGCCCGCTTCCAGACCCGGAAGTGACAGACAGCCCTCCGGTCCGCGTACGGTGAGTCCGTCCGCCTCGACCAGTTCGGGATTGACCACGTGTCCCAGATGGCGGACATCGTCGTCGTCCGGACAGTCGTAGACGAACACCTTGAGCGGGACGCCGATCTGATTGGCGGCGAGCCCGACACCCTGTGCGGCGTACATCGTGGCGAACATGTCCTCGACCAGCCGCGCCAGCGACGGGCCGAAATCCGTGACGTCCTCACAGGCGCGGTGGAGCAACGGGTCGCCGAGCAGACTCATCTCCCGGACGAGTCCGGAACTGCCGGGGATCGGGCGGTTTCGCATGGCGGCAAGCGTACGTTCCGCCGGCACCGGGGAGTTCCCCCGGTGCCGCGGTGCGGCCCTCGCGCCGGACATCGATAGGCTGGGCGCGGACCGATGCAAGGAGGATCTAGGACGATGGCAGGCAACACGGAGCCGTTGTCGCCGCGGGCCAAACTGGCCGTGACGGCGGGCAAGGCCGCGGCGGCGGTGTCACGCGCCGCGGGGCGGGGCAGCGGATCGGTGATCGGCGGCCGGGTGGCGCTCAAGCTCGACCCCGACCTGCTGGGGCGGCTGGCGCAGCACCTGGACGTGATCCTCGTGTCGGCGACGAACGGCAAGACGACCACCACGCGGCTGATCGCCGAGGCGCTGCGGGCCACCGGGCCCGTCGTGTCCAACGCGCTCGGCGCGAACATGCCCGCGGGCATCACCTCGGCGCTGGCCGGCGGCTCGGACGCGAAGTTCGGCGTGATCGAGGTCGACGAGAAGTACCTGGCGGGGGTCGCCCGCGACACCACCCCCAAGGCGATCGCCCTGCTCAACCTCTCCCGCGACCAGCTGGACCGCGCGGCGGAGACCCGGATGATGGCCGAGCACTGGCGCGAGGGCCTGTCGGGCTCGAAGGCCGTGGTCATCGCCAACGCGGACGACCCGCTGGTCGTCTGGGCGGCCTCCTCCTCGCCCAACGTGGTGTGGGTGGCGGCCGGTCAGGCGTGGAAGGACGACGCCTGGTCCTGCCCGTCCTGCGGCGGTGTGATGCAGCGCCCCGGCGACGACTGGTTCTGCGGGCAGTGCGGCTTCCGCCGCCCCGCCCCGAGCTGGGCGCTGAACGGCGACTACGTCCTGGACCCGCACGGTTCGGCGTGGCCGATCCACCTCCAGCTGCCGGGCCGGGCGAACAAGGCGAACGCCGCGACGTCGGCCGCCGTGGCCGCCGTCTTCGGGGTACCGCCGCAGGTCGCCCTGGAGCGGATGTACCAGGTGCAGGCGGTGGCCGGACGCTACGACGTCGTCACCTTCCAGAACCGTGAGCTGCGCCTGCTGCTGGCGAAGAACCCGGCCGGCTGGCTGGAGACGTTCTCGCTGATCGATCCGCCGCCCACGCCGGTGATCCTCTCGGTCAACGCGCGCGGCGCGGACGGCACGGACACCTCGTGGCTGTGGGACGTGGACTACACCCAGCTGGCGGGCCACCCGATCTTCGTGCTCGGCGACCGGAAGCTGGACCTCGCGGTCCGCCTCGAAGTGGCCGGTCTCGACTTCCGGGTCTGCGAGACGCTCGACGAGGCCGTGCAGTACGCCCCGCCCGGCCGTATCGAGGTCATCGCCAACTACACCGCCTTCCAGGATCTGCGCCGTCGTGTCGGCAACTGACCCCGGCCCCGGCCACCTCCGGAGAGGACGAAGCATGAGCAACAACGGTCTGCGTCTGGTCTGGGTCTACCCCGACCTCCTCAGCACCTACGGCGACCAGGGCAACGCGCTGGTCGTGGAGCGGCGGGCCCGGCAGCGCGGTCTGGACGTGCAGCGCGTGGACGTGCGCAGCGACCAGCCGGTGCCGACGTCCGGCGACATCTATCTGATCGGCGGCGGCGAGGACCGGCCGCAGCGCCTCGCGGCCGAGCGGCTGCGCCGGGACGGCGGGCTCAGCCGGGCCGCCTCCAACGGCGCGATCATCTTCTCGGTCTGCGCGGGCTACCAGATCCTCGGCCACGAGTTCATCAACGACCTCGGTGAGCGTGAGCAGGGCCTCGGTCTGCTCGACGTGGTCTCCACCCGCGGCGAGGGCGCGCGGTGCGTCGGCGACGTCCTGGCGGACATCGACCCGCAGCTCGGACTGGAGCCGCTGACCGGTTTCGAGAACCACCAGGGCGTCACCCACCTGGGACCGACGGCGCGCCCGTTCGCGCGGGTGCGGTTCGGCCGGGGCAACGGCACCGGGGACGGCACGGAGGGGGCGTACAACGACACGGTCTTCGGGACGTACATGCACGGCCCGGTACTGGCGCGCAACCCGCAGATCGCCGACCTGCTGCTGAAGCTGGCCCTCGACGTGAACGCGCTGCCGCCCACCGACGACCGCTGGTACGAGGCGCTGCGCGCCGAGCGGATCGCGGCGGCCACACAGCCCGCCTGATGAGGCGTTTTCCGCTCTCCTGAGCGGTGTCCGCCTGAGACGTTCCGCGCTCGGTCGAGCGGAGTCCAGCAGGCGGACGGCCGGTTCGGTCCCGCCACCCTGCGCCGGTAGGGTGGCGGGGATCCAGCCGGACGACGTGGTCCGGTCGTCGACTAAACGTTGCAAAGGTTCTCGGGCCATGCGCATTGGTGTACTCACCTCCGGCGGCGACTGCCCCGGCCTCAACGCCGTCATCCGTTCCGTCGTCCATCGCGCGGTGGTGGACCACGGCGACGAGGTCATCGGATTCCACGACGGCTGGAAGGGCCTGCTGGAGTGCGACTACCGCAAGCTCGACCTCGACGCGGTGGGCGGCATCCTGGCCCGTGGCGGTACGATCCTCGGCTCCTCCCGGGTCCAGCCGGCGCATCTGCGTGACGGGGTCGAGCGCGCCCGCGGCCATGTCGCGGACCTCGGTCTCGACGCCATCATCCCGATCGGCGGCGAGGGCACCCTCAAGGCCGCCCACCTCCTCTCCGAGGCGGGGCTCCCGATCGTCGGTGTCCCCAAGACCATCGACAACGACATCGCCTCCACCGACGTCACCTTCGGCTTCGACACCGCCGTGGGCGTCGCCACCGAGGCGCTGGACCGGCTGAAGACCACCGCCGAGTCGCACCAGCGGGTGCTGATCGTCGAGGTCATGGGCCGTCACACCGGCTGGATCGCGCTGCACTCCGGGATGGCCGCCGGAGCCCACGCCATCGTGGTGCCCGAGCGCCCCTTCGACATCGACGAGCTGACCGAGCTGGTCGGCAAGCGTTTCTCGGCGGGCAAGAAGTTCGCCATCGTGGTGGTCGCCGAGGGCGCCAAGCCCCGCGAGGGCTCCATGCAGTTCGAGCAGGGCGTCAAGGACATCTACGGCCACGAGCGGTTCGCCGGGGTGGCGACCCAGCTCTCCGGCGAACTGGAGCAGCGGCTCGGCAAGGAGGCCCGCCCGGTCATACTCGGCCACGTCCAGCGCGGTGGCACGCCGACCGCGTACGACCGGGTCCTGGCGACCCGGTTCGGCTGGCACGCGGTGGAGGCGGCGCACCGGAGCGAGTTCGGGATGCTGACCGCGCTGCGCGGCACCGACATCGTGATGGTGCCGCTGGCGGAGGCGGTCGAGACGCTGAAGACGGTCCCGGCCGACCGGTACGCCGAGGCGGAGTGCGTGCTCTAGGGACACGTCGTTCCAGAACTGCCCCCGGCCGCGACCGCTGCCGGGGGCAGTTCTACTCTGGACCGGACAACCGGCACGAAACGGGGACACGTCCCCAGCGGGAGCGAACTGATGGATCACAGCGGGCACGGCATGAACATGGATCTGCCGCCGTTCACGCTGGGACGGGGGCTGGAGCTCTCCGTCGACCCGTTCTTCCTGACCGGCTGCCTCCTGGCGCTCGCCCTGTACGGGTACGGCGTGGTGCGGCTGCGCCGGCGCGGGGACGGCTGGCCGGTGAACCGGATCGTGTTCTTCACCGTGGGCGTGCTGAGCATCGCGCTGGTGATGTGCACCAAGCTCAACGACTACGGCATGGTCATGTTCAGCGTGCACATGGTGCAGCACATGGTGATCAGCATGCTGTCGCCGATCCTGCTGCTGCTGGGCGCGCCGGTGACGCTGGCGCTGCGCGCGCTGCCGCCGGCCGGCCGGGGGCGGACCGGGCCGCGCGAGTTGCTGCTGAAGCTGCTGCACAGCCGGTACATGAAGATCATCACGCACCCGGTGTTCACGATCCCGCTGTTCATCGCGAGCCTGTACGCGCTGTACTTCACCCCGATCTTCGACTTCCTGATGGGCTCCAAGCCCGGCCACATCGGGATGATGGTGCACTTCCTGGCGGTCGGCCTGGTCTTCTTCTGGCCGATCATGGGGGTGGACCCGGGTCCGCACCGGCCCGGCTACCTGATGCGGATGCTGGAGCTGTTCGCCGGGATGCCGTTCCACGCCTTCTTCGGGATCGCGCTGATGATGGCGTCGACGCCGATGGTGAAGACGTACCGGAACCCGCCCGCCTCGCTGGGCATCGACGCCCTGAGCGACCAGAACTGGGCGGGGGGCATCGCGTGGGCGTTCAGCGAGATCCCCTCCGTGCTGGTGCTCATCGCGCTGGTCTACCAGTGGTACAACTCCGAGCAGCGCGTCGCCCGGCGCACGGACCGGGCCGCCGACCGCGACGGCGACAAGGAGCTGGAGGCGTACAACGCCTATCTCGCCTCTTTGCAGGCACGCGGGCAGTAGCGCGGCGGGCGCGTACGGGGCGACCATGGGGGGAACGGCCGCGCGGCCGACGAGGAGCGTGCGCGCATGTCCGGATCGACGAAGACCATGGGATACCTGACCGTCGGGGCGCTGGTCGCGGTGACCGCGTACACGGTGGCGCTGGGAAGCAGCGGCTGGCTGTGGTTCGGCTGGGTGGTGCTGGGCCTGTGCACCCTCGGCATGCTGGCCACCCGCGACACCTGAGCGCCGCGGCGGGTGACCACGCCTGACGGGCTCCGGGGCGGGTACGAGGCGGAGAACCGGTTCACTGCGGTCACACGGCGGTACCGGGGGCCTACGCTGTTGATCCCCCGGTACCACCGTGTCGGGGTGACCGCGCGGTCCCGAGTCGGCCCGGCAGAGCGAGGTGCGCCCTCAAGGTGTTCTACTACGTCCTGAAATACATCGTGCTGGGCCCCGTACTGCGGCTGCTGTTCCGCCCCCGTATCGAGGGCCTGGAGAACATTCCGGAGGACGGCGCGGCGATCGTCGCGGGCAACCACCTCTCGTTCTCCGACCATTTCCTGATGCCGGCGATCCTGAAGCGCCGTATCACCTTCCTGGCGAAGGCCGAGTACTTCACGGGCCCCGGCCTCAAGGGCCGGCTGACCGCCTACTTCTTTCGCAGCGCGGGCCAGATCCCGGTGGACCGGTCCGGGAAGGACGCGGGACAGGCGGCCATCCGCGAGGGGCTCGGTGTGCTGGGCAAGGGCGAGCTGCTGGGGATCTACCCGGAGGGCACCCGCTCGCACGACGGCCGGCTCTACAAGGGCAAGGTCGGGGTCGCGGTCATGGCGATCACCGCGGGCGTGCCGGTGATCCCCTGCGCCATGGTCGGAACCTTCGAGATCCAGCCGCCCGGCCAGGTCGTGCCGAAGATCAAGCGGGTAGCGATCCGGTTCGGCGAACCGCTGGACTTCTCCCGCTACGCGGGCATGGAGAACCGGAAGGCGGCGATCCGGGCCGTCACGGACGAGATCATGTACGCGATCCTCGAACTCTCCGGTCAGGAGTACGTGGACGAGTACGCGGCCAAGGTGAAGGCGGCCGAGCAGGAGAGCGCGCCGCCGAGGAAGTTCCCGAAGCTGCGACGCTGAGCGCGAATTCGCCCCTGGCGGAGCGGCCTCGTCCCGGCGGGCGCACTCCCCTAACGTCCCTCCCATGAGCAAGGGACACGCATGGGTACTGGGAGCGACAGGGCAGATCGGGCGGGCCGCGGTGCGGGCGCTGGCCGAGGACGGCTGGGAGGTCACCGCGGCCTCGCGGGGCGGTGGCCGGGACGCGGGATGGGACTTCGGAGTGCGCGCGGTGGCGCTCGACCGGGACGAGGAGGGGGCGCTGGGGAAGGCGCTGGGCGACGGCTGTGACGTGCTGGTCGACATGGTGGCGTTCGGCGGGGCGCACGCCCGGCAGCTGACGGGGCTGTCCGGCCGGATCGGGTCCGCCGTCGTGATCTCCAGCGGTGCGGTGTACGAGGACGACCGGGGCCGCAGCTTCGACACCCAGGCGGCGAGCGACGGCTTCCCCCGCTATCCGGTGCCGCTGCCGGAGACCCAGCGCACGGTGGCGCCGGGGGACGCCACGTACGGGACGCGGAAGGTCCTGCTGGAGCGGGATCTGCTGGCGGCGGGTGGGGACCTGCCGGTGACGCTGCTGCGCGCGGGCGCGGTCCACGGTCCGCATTGCCGCACACCGCGTGAGCTGTACGTGGTGAAGCGGCTGCTCGACGGGCGGCGGCGCCGGGTGTTCGCGTACCGCGGGGAGAGCCGTTTCCATCCGGTCCATGTGTCCAACGCGGCGGAGCTGATCCGGCTGGCCGCCGGGAGGCCGGGATCCCGTGTGCTGAACGCGGCGGATCCCGAGGCCCCCACGGTCGCGGAGATCGCGTCGGCGATCGATGACGTGCTGGGGCGGGAGACGGAGACGGTGCTGATCGACGGCGCTTCCCCACAGGGGCAGGTCGGGGTGACGCCGTGGAGCGGCGCCCACCCCGTGGTGTACGACATGACGGCGGCGGAGGAACAGCTCGGGTACCGCCCGGTGACCGGGTACGCGGAGTCGCTGCCGGAAACGGTCGCGTGGCTTTCCGGACAGCTGGCGGAGCGCGACTGGCGGGAGGCGTTCCCGAAGATGCTCGCCAACTACGGCGCATGGCTCTTCGACTACGCGGCGGAGGACGCCTGGCTGGAGGCGTACGACCGGGGCCGCCGTTGAGCAGCCCCGGCCGGACGCCTCCGCGGCCGGGCTACGGCTTCGGCGTGGCGTGCGGAGCGCACGTCACATCGCGCCGGTCGGTCTTCCCGGTGAGCAGGTAGGCGTCCACCCGCTCGTTGACGCAGGGGTTGACCAGCCCGGTGACGCCGTGGGACCCGGCGTTCCTCTCGGTGATGAGCCGGGACCCCTTGAACCGCTTGTGCAGTTCGACCGCGCCCGCGTACGGGGTGGCGGCGTCGCGGGTGGACTGCACGATGAGGACCGGCGGCAGGCCCTTGCCGGTCTTCACGTCCAGCGGGGTGTGCTGCTTGGCCGGCCAGGTGGCGCAGGGCAGGTTCATCCAGGCGTTCGCCCACGTCATGAACGGGTACTTCGCGTGCAGCCGGGTGTTGTCCCGGTCCCAGGTGCGCCAGTCGGTGGGCCACGGGGCGTCGGCGCATTCCACGGCGCTGTAGACCGCGTTGCCGTTCTCGGAGGCGGCGTTGCCCGCGAGGTCGCTCATGTCGGGGGCGGCGGCGTCGATCAACGCCCGGGTGTCACCGGCCCGGTAGGCGCTCCAGGTCTTGGCCGTGGGGGCCCAGGCGGAGTCGTAGTACGGCGCGCCCTGGAAGAAGCCGATGAGTTCGGCGGGTCCGACCACGCCTCCGATGGGCTTCTTCTTTGCGGCGGCCCGCAGCTCCAGCCATGCCTCCTCGACCTTCTGCGGGGTGTCGCCGATGCCGTAGACGGAGTCGTGTTCGGCGACCCACGCCTTCCAGTCGTCCCAGCGCGTCTGGAAGGCGATGTCCTGGTTCAGGTTCGCCCGGTACCAGATGTTCTTGCGCGAGGGGTCGACCACGCTGTCGACGACCATGCGCCGCACGTGGTCCGGGAAGAGCGTGCCGTAGACGGCGCCCAGGTAGGTGCCGTAGGAGACGCCGAGGAAGTTGAGCTTCTTCTCCCCGAGAGCGGCCCGGATGACGTCCAGGTCGCGTGCCGTGTTCGGCGTGGTCATGTGCGGCAGCATCGCACCGCTGCGCTCGCCGCACCCCTCGGCGTACTCGCGGGCCAGCTTGCGCTGGGCGCGCTTGTCGGCCTCGGTGTCGGGTACGGGGTCGGCCTTGGGGGCCTTGACGAACTCCTGCGGGTCCACACAGGAGATCGGGGCCGAGCGGCCGACACCGCGCGGGTCGAAGCCGACGAAGTCGTAGGCCTTCGCGGTCTTCGTCCAGAGCGGGTTCTTGTTGGTGATCCGGGTGGGAAAGCGCATGCCCGAGCCGCCGGGGCCGCCGGGGTTGTAGAGCAGGGCGCCCTGGCGCTCGCTCGGCGTGCCGGTGCTGACGTGCCGGTCGACGGCGAGTTTGATCTTCTTGCCGTGCGGCTCGGCGTAGTCGAGCGGCACGGTCACCCAGCCGCACTGGATGGGAGCGGGCAGACCCCAGTCCGCGGGGCAGTGCTTCCAGTCGATCCCGGCCTGCGCCGCCCGGTGTGCCGCGACGGCGACTCCGCGCGCCTCCGCGTCGCCCCGTCCGTGATGGCGGCCGTCCGCGCTCGCGGCGGGTGCGGCCATCGCCCCCGCTATGAGCGTGCCCGCGACGAGAGCCCCGGCCGAGCCGAGCACCGTGGTACGTCTCACGTGGAACCTCCCCCTTCATCCGATCCGCCGCCGAAGGCGGCGTGGTCATCGGTACGTGCGGGGGATCCTTCCGTCTGCGGGGCGTCCGGGGCCAGGGCGTACACCTGTTTCTTTACCGAACCCATAACCGGTGAAGGAGGTTCGCTGAGCGGACTCCGTCGGCCGAGCCTCCCTCAGCCCGCGTCGTGGTCCGCCTTCAGCCCGTCCAGCAGTTCGCCCATCGCATCGTCCAGGGTCCTTCGCAGCAGGCGGGCGTCGGTGGCCACGGCGGTCACCAGGACGGCGGGGCCGACGAGCGGGGTGAGGACGGCGGTGGGGCCGAGCAGACGGGACGGGGGCGGGGCATCCACGAACGCCGGGTCGGCCAGCAGGAGTTGGCCGACCGCGCGGTGGCCGGCCAGGACGGCCGCGCCGTTCCAGCCGCCCGGAGCGCCGGGGCCGTAGGCGAGTTGCTGGTCGAGGAGCGGGCGGCCCGCGCGGTGGACGGTGAGGCGGGTGGTGAGGGCGCCGGTGGGTTCGCCGTGGCGGCCGAGGATCTGTTCCTCGCGCAGCAGCAGGCGTGCGGTGGGGGCGAGTTCGACACGGGTGGCCTGGCGCAGGTCGCTGCCTCGGGCGGAGACGAGCTGTTCGGGGAGCCAGTGCAGGGTCGCCCCCTCCCCCACGGTCAGGTTCACCGTGTACGTGGACGGGTCGGCGTCCGGCCGTGGACCCGGGAGGGCGACGGTGGCCGCCGCCGCGTCGACGGTGAGGCGGGCGCCGTCCGCGATCTCGGCCTCGACGGCGAGGCGGTCGCCGTTCAGCGGGGCGCTCATCGCGCCGACCACGGTGACCCTGGCGTACGAGGAGTGCGGGGAACGGGTGCGGCGCAGGGCGAGCGGGCCGTCGCTCTCCAGGACGGGCAGGGCGGTGCCGCCCCGCCCGTCCGGCTCGGCGCGGAGCCGGGCCCGCGCGTGGACGCTCACGCGGTCCAGGCGGTGAGCCGGTCGCGCACCCAGGCGGCGACCGGTCCGACGCCCTCGGCGGAGGTCAGCGAGGTGAAGGCGACGGGGAGTTCGCCGCGCTGCTTCTTGGCGTCGAGGGCCATGCGCTCCAGGTCGGAGCCGACGTGGGGGGCGAGGTCGGTCTTGTTGACGACGAGGAGGTCGGCGGTGGTGACGCCGGGGCCGCCCTTGCGGGGGATGTCGTCGCCGCCGGCGACGTCGATGATGAAGATCTGGGCGTCGACCAGTCCTTTGGAGAAGGTGGCGGTGAGGTTGTCGCCGCCGGACTCGACGAGGATCAGGTCGAGGGGGCCGACGGCCTCCTCCAGGTCCTCGACCGCTTCGAGGTTGGCGGAGATGTCGTCGCGGATCGCGGTGTGCGGGCAGGCTCCGGTCTCGACGGCCTGGATCCGCTCGGGCGGCAGGACGGCGTTGTTCAGGAGAAAGTCGGCGTCCTCGCGGGTGTAGATGTCGTTGGTGACCACGGCGATGGAGAGCCGGTCGCGCAGTACCCGGCAGAGGGCGGCGACGGTGGCCGTCTTGCCGGAGCCGACCGGACCGCCGAGGCCGATGCGCAGGGCGCGCCGGGTGCCGTCGGGACGGGTGGCGTCGGCGCCGACGGCGGCGGGGCCGTCGTGGATGTGGCCGAGGTGCATGAGGGCTCCCTGGGGTGGTCGAGCGGGTGGTTACGAGGCGAAGAGGCGGACCGGCCAGGCGGCGTGCGCCTCGGCGGTGATGTCGAGGAGCGGGGCCGAGGCGGCGGGCAGGGCATCGATGCCTTGCCGGGCTGCCTCGGCGGCCTGTTCCGCGACCCGGTCCAGCTCGGGGGCGAGCCGGGCCAGGACGGCGGTGGCGTGGAAGGGGTCGAGGGACAGGAGCCGGACGACGGCGGTGGCGGGACCGCTCACGGTCTCGTACGCGGCACAGTGGGCGGCGTCCTCGGGGTCCAGACCCGCCGACCGCGCGGTGAGCCCGAGGACGACGGGCTGGTGGGCGCCGCGCGGGCGGGCCGCGGCGAGCGCGTCGAGG
Proteins encoded in this window:
- a CDS encoding type 1 glutamine amidotransferase; translated protein: MSNNGLRLVWVYPDLLSTYGDQGNALVVERRARQRGLDVQRVDVRSDQPVPTSGDIYLIGGGEDRPQRLAAERLRRDGGLSRAASNGAIIFSVCAGYQILGHEFINDLGEREQGLGLLDVVSTRGEGARCVGDVLADIDPQLGLEPLTGFENHQGVTHLGPTARPFARVRFGRGNGTGDGTEGAYNDTVFGTYMHGPVLARNPQIADLLLKLALDVNALPPTDDRWYEALRAERIAAATQPA
- a CDS encoding alpha/beta hydrolase encodes the protein MRRTTVLGSAGALVAGTLIAGAMAAPAASADGRHHGRGDAEARGVAVAAHRAAQAGIDWKHCPADWGLPAPIQCGWVTVPLDYAEPHGKKIKLAVDRHVSTGTPSERQGALLYNPGGPGGSGMRFPTRITNKNPLWTKTAKAYDFVGFDPRGVGRSAPISCVDPQEFVKAPKADPVPDTEADKRAQRKLAREYAEGCGERSGAMLPHMTTPNTARDLDVIRAALGEKKLNFLGVSYGTYLGAVYGTLFPDHVRRMVVDSVVDPSRKNIWYRANLNQDIAFQTRWDDWKAWVAEHDSVYGIGDTPQKVEEAWLELRAAAKKKPIGGVVGPAELIGFFQGAPYYDSAWAPTAKTWSAYRAGDTRALIDAAAPDMSDLAGNAASENGNAVYSAVECADAPWPTDWRTWDRDNTRLHAKYPFMTWANAWMNLPCATWPAKQHTPLDVKTGKGLPPVLIVQSTRDAATPYAGAVELHKRFKGSRLITERNAGSHGVTGLVNPCVNERVDAYLLTGKTDRRDVTCAPHATPKP
- the def gene encoding peptide deformylase, which gives rise to MRNRPIPGSSGLVREMSLLGDPLLHRACEDVTDFGPSLARLVEDMFATMYAAQGVGLAANQIGVPLKVFVYDCPDDDDVRHLGHVVNPELVEADGLTVRGPEGCLSLPGLEAGTERFDHAVVEGLTMTGEPVRIAGTGWFARCLQHECDHLAGTVYTDRLTGLRRSRALRAARKAPWARRST
- a CDS encoding 1-acyl-sn-glycerol-3-phosphate acyltransferase, translating into MFYYVLKYIVLGPVLRLLFRPRIEGLENIPEDGAAIVAGNHLSFSDHFLMPAILKRRITFLAKAEYFTGPGLKGRLTAYFFRSAGQIPVDRSGKDAGQAAIREGLGVLGKGELLGIYPEGTRSHDGRLYKGKVGVAVMAITAGVPVIPCAMVGTFEIQPPGQVVPKIKRVAIRFGEPLDFSRYAGMENRKAAIRAVTDEIMYAILELSGQEYVDEYAAKVKAAEQESAPPRKFPKLRR
- a CDS encoding urease accessory protein UreF; this translates as MSRAALLVLTDGRFPAGGHAHSGGAEPAVAEGRVHDTASLADFCRGRLHTAGLTAAALAAAAAHGLDPLALDEAADARTPSPALRATARKLGRQMMRAARATWPSPDLDALAAARPRGAHQPVVLGLTARSAGLDPEDAAHCAAYETVSGPATAVVRLLSLDPFHATAVLARLAPELDRVAEQAAEAARQGIDALPAASAPLLDITAEAHAAWPVRLFAS
- a CDS encoding NAD(P)-dependent oxidoreductase, which gives rise to MSKGHAWVLGATGQIGRAAVRALAEDGWEVTAASRGGGRDAGWDFGVRAVALDRDEEGALGKALGDGCDVLVDMVAFGGAHARQLTGLSGRIGSAVVISSGAVYEDDRGRSFDTQAASDGFPRYPVPLPETQRTVAPGDATYGTRKVLLERDLLAAGGDLPVTLLRAGAVHGPHCRTPRELYVVKRLLDGRRRRVFAYRGESRFHPVHVSNAAELIRLAAGRPGSRVLNAADPEAPTVAEIASAIDDVLGRETETVLIDGASPQGQVGVTPWSGAHPVVYDMTAAEEQLGYRPVTGYAESLPETVAWLSGQLAERDWREAFPKMLANYGAWLFDYAAEDAWLEAYDRGRR
- a CDS encoding 6-phosphofructokinase — its product is MRIGVLTSGGDCPGLNAVIRSVVHRAVVDHGDEVIGFHDGWKGLLECDYRKLDLDAVGGILARGGTILGSSRVQPAHLRDGVERARGHVADLGLDAIIPIGGEGTLKAAHLLSEAGLPIVGVPKTIDNDIASTDVTFGFDTAVGVATEALDRLKTTAESHQRVLIVEVMGRHTGWIALHSGMAAGAHAIVVPERPFDIDELTELVGKRFSAGKKFAIVVVAEGAKPREGSMQFEQGVKDIYGHERFAGVATQLSGELEQRLGKEARPVILGHVQRGGTPTAYDRVLATRFGWHAVEAAHRSEFGMLTALRGTDIVMVPLAEAVETLKTVPADRYAEAECVL
- a CDS encoding MurT ligase domain-containing protein; protein product: MAGNTEPLSPRAKLAVTAGKAAAAVSRAAGRGSGSVIGGRVALKLDPDLLGRLAQHLDVILVSATNGKTTTTRLIAEALRATGPVVSNALGANMPAGITSALAGGSDAKFGVIEVDEKYLAGVARDTTPKAIALLNLSRDQLDRAAETRMMAEHWREGLSGSKAVVIANADDPLVVWAASSSPNVVWVAAGQAWKDDAWSCPSCGGVMQRPGDDWFCGQCGFRRPAPSWALNGDYVLDPHGSAWPIHLQLPGRANKANAATSAAVAAVFGVPPQVALERMYQVQAVAGRYDVVTFQNRELRLLLAKNPAGWLETFSLIDPPPTPVILSVNARGADGTDTSWLWDVDYTQLAGHPIFVLGDRKLDLAVRLEVAGLDFRVCETLDEAVQYAPPGRIEVIANYTAFQDLRRRVGN
- the ureG gene encoding urease accessory protein UreG, translating into MHLGHIHDGPAAVGADATRPDGTRRALRIGLGGPVGSGKTATVAALCRVLRDRLSIAVVTNDIYTREDADFLLNNAVLPPERIQAVETGACPHTAIRDDISANLEAVEDLEEAVGPLDLILVESGGDNLTATFSKGLVDAQIFIIDVAGGDDIPRKGGPGVTTADLLVVNKTDLAPHVGSDLERMALDAKKQRGELPVAFTSLTSAEGVGPVAAWVRDRLTAWTA
- a CDS encoding urease accessory protein UreD; this encodes MSVHARARLRAEPDGRGGTALPVLESDGPLALRRTRSPHSSYARVTVVGAMSAPLNGDRLAVEAEIADGARLTVDAAAATVALPGPRPDADPSTYTVNLTVGEGATLHWLPEQLVSARGSDLRQATRVELAPTARLLLREEQILGRHGEPTGALTTRLTVHRAGRPLLDQQLAYGPGAPGGWNGAAVLAGHRAVGQLLLADPAFVDAPPPSRLLGPTAVLTPLVGPAVLVTAVATDARLLRRTLDDAMGELLDGLKADHDAG
- a CDS encoding cytochrome c oxidase assembly protein, giving the protein MDHSGHGMNMDLPPFTLGRGLELSVDPFFLTGCLLALALYGYGVVRLRRRGDGWPVNRIVFFTVGVLSIALVMCTKLNDYGMVMFSVHMVQHMVISMLSPILLLLGAPVTLALRALPPAGRGRTGPRELLLKLLHSRYMKIITHPVFTIPLFIASLYALYFTPIFDFLMGSKPGHIGMMVHFLAVGLVFFWPIMGVDPGPHRPGYLMRMLELFAGMPFHAFFGIALMMASTPMVKTYRNPPASLGIDALSDQNWAGGIAWAFSEIPSVLVLIALVYQWYNSEQRVARRTDRAADRDGDKELEAYNAYLASLQARGQ